Genomic segment of Coffea arabica cultivar ET-39 chromosome 1e, Coffea Arabica ET-39 HiFi, whole genome shotgun sequence:
TTAAAAATGCTCGGGGATGGAAATGAGGGAATGGCTACAATACCTGGATTTAATCAGATACAATTTGAAGGCTTTTGTAGGCTTATTGATCAGGGTTTGGCGGAAGAACTTTATAAGTTTCCAAAAATTGAAGATACAGATCAAGAAATCGAATTTCAAGTATTTAGTATCTGGCAGCACTCGCTGAGAAACATTCTAGACTCGGAAAGGAAATAAAGTTAGTTTTGACGATGAATTTGTGTGACTGGTGCGCTTGCTTGCTTCTTTAATTTTGCACTCAGGATTAACCAATTTTTACTGATTCTTGACTTTCTTTGatcagaaaatgaaagtaaggccCAAAGATGCCCTAACTCCCGAGCTGTAGAATATTTGATTATTGGATTGGCAGAAACCCAGCTTCCACTggaaaatcaagtattcagTGGGAGATTGTGGACCTACGAGGGGCATTATCCGAGCACCCAAACAAAATATTAGCACGCCAAAATCCCAATTTTTAGTTTGGATTTCTAAGCAGCAGATTGGAGATCCAAAAGATTCACAAGTTTTAGTACTGGCACTGCCTTAGATATTCCAACAAAAAATCTTTGATATGGAAGCGAGGTTGAAAGCCAGTCTCCCTGAGCCTCCAAGTGAAGACTATGCAACAGGCATCATCACCTAATTCATCTAGAAAATGTTGGcacaaaatttattcttttCACGGTAGAATTTCAACATGTAACCCATACAAGCTATCATCTCTTACAGAGAGTGATTGAGAAAGCACAAGGCATAATTCAAGCTATTAACCTTAGAGTCAGATGGACATCAACAGAACATTAAGTTCCCACTTTTAACACTGCATATGCACGAGTAATAACTAGGTTGTTAACCGTGATGCACACTGAAAAGTCACATTACATGAGTCCTTCACCAACACTGTGTACTGATGGACCGGCCTGGAAAGGAAGGGAGGTAAGTAAACCAGCAGATCACAGACACATTCACTGTCAATGGTTCCCAACCAATGGCAGCAACTTGCCTCAACAGGTGTCATTGTGTGCCTATGCCTCCTGTGCCTGTGCTCATGCCTGTGCCCATCCTTGTGCTCATGCTCATGCTCATGCTCATGCTCGTGTTCGTGGTCATGCTCATGCTTATGACTGTGCTGATGCCCGTGCAGGTGTTCATGCTCATGGTCATGACTGAGCTGATGCTTTAGGCTGTCATGTCGCTCAATCAGtgatggaggaggaggagagggcGAAGGGCTAGGAACATATGGCAGAAATGCACATGCATGACTTGCCAGTGCAAATTGGGATGCACAAAGCGGGCGAGGAGCAATGGGAGGAGGAATGGGCCTTGGTATCCATTGGCCGTTTGTCCTCGGCTGCACAACCAGAAATACAAGAAAGACCGCTAGCTTCAGGATCTTGGGTTCATCCATGCCCCTGCCTTTTTAGTCAGAACAGAAAACCCACCATAAAAGAGTGGCTAAAAAGCATCCCTTCTTTTGCTTATATACCAGAATTGTCATAAGCTTTTCGTGTTCTCTAGTTGGCCGTTCTCCAGAATGACGTAGATACAAGTTTGGGTAAGTGTGGTGGTTAATTAGCATAGTATAATGGGCTCAAAGTGGTTAACAATGCCTCATTCACTTCGTGTGAAGAGCAGCGGCTTACGTGAAGCATCTTCCGCTGTCTAACCTTAAAACTGCCAAACTCACATCTACCTCGAGAACTATATCTTAAGGTTAATTTTGATTTGGCACTCTAAAGCAGATGATGTGTAAATTCAACCCTTGAAAGTGATTCATTCCCAGTTAAAAAATGTCTCATTCACTTCGTGTGAAGAGCCAGAGCAGTGGCTTGAAACAGCAAAACGAAGCAACTTCTGCTACCTAGCTAAAAACTGCAAAACCTACGTCCACCTTGAGAGATGTATCTTAAGGTTAATTTTGATTCGGCCCTGTAAAGCAGATAACGTATCCGTTCAACCCTTGAAATTGATTAAATCACACTTAAGCCCTCCAAAGTGAAGCTTTTGTTGCAGATGATCCCTTCCATCAATTCACGTTCGGTGGACAAAGTTTGACAAAAAGTACCATTCTCATGGTATTCGGTCAACATGAAGTCAAACGTTGGTCTTTTACCATGATGCTGAAACCCAATAGAAGAAACACGCCATGAGAACAGCCAGGCAGCAGTTCAGTTGTTAAAACAGCTCGAAGatgggaaaggaaaaagaacctCTACCCAAAATAACTACtagaaaaaactaaaaagggttAGAAAGTATGCATGGCTGATGAATTTATAAATCAAGAATAAGttttcaaaaaaatgaaatcgcAACCCCACACCCGGTTCTTCAACAGGCATTTGCAACTCATAATGCACACACGAGAATAAAAGCTGACTTTGGATCTAAATCAATATCCTAACTTCCTACCAAGCTCCAAAACTCAAAAAAGATATTGTTTGCTGAATAAGTTCATTATGGTTTGCATGTTAAAGAGAACATGCTTAGAGACAGCGAGTCCGGCAAAATCCCTACCAGGCACTGATTTCTCTGCTTCCTGCTTGTGTACCAGGAAATTCGAGAGAAGACAACAGCAGATTTATATCTTCCATGTTAGCTTCAACTCCTCCATGAGACACGATTTCAATGCTTCTGAATCATCTAATCTTAACTCCCGCCACCCTGCACCACCCACCCCTCCTCCGAGTGCTATCAAGTCTGACGAATACAAATAAAAGCATCCCAGGAGTGGATGACGAGTTCTTCAACAAAACTTCTTACCCAAAGCAAAGATGTACTCGGGTAGCTGCAATGCAAGAATGCCTTTTCCAAGTGCCGCAAGTACCTGATTAATAAAACAAAACCATCCCGAAATGTATGACGAGGTAGTAAAAAATCTTTACTCAAAGGAAAGGATAATTCCGTTGGCCGCAAATATAAGAACACTGCAGAAACAAATGAACAATGTGCTAGCTCTATATTGCCAAAAGTGTTCTTTCAAGACGCTGATTACTCTTTTCTTTGGGCCAAGTTCGTCGGCTTTGTAAACAAAGCTACCGCCAGAACAGTACTGAAGTTAGCCAACCAACAAGGTTCAGATGTTGAACAAGGATTTATGAAAGAAATGTCCAAGAGCATCTCATGTCATTTCACAGCTCTAGTATTCCAACAGATCCAATCTGCGCAACAGGTAAACAAGTTTTGGGAGATACACACCCTCAAAGTAAATTCAATGTGCAAATAGGCTTTTCAACAACTGTATTTTTCAATGGAAAGGAATTTTAACTCGTATCAGTGGAACCACCAGCTGAAAATGCTCATACCATCTTTAGCGCGTGCTTTAGTTTAGGAAGTGCAGACATTTTGGCATGCTTTTCACAAACTTTAACAGCTCTGCACCAATCAATTCGTTTCGGTTTTCCTTGTCATCAATTCCATGTCCTTCTCAATCATTTTTCTCTGTAACTTCAATTGCTCAGTCCTCTGCTTATGCCCCTCGGCCAGCAACTCAATAAATTTATCTTTTATCTCAATAAGAGGATCTCGATCAATCAACTGCTCACCCTTATAAGCTTCCCTGAGAATTGCAGTCTGGATTCCACCTTTTAAAGACATGTAGAAAATCCCAGAATGCCTAGTAAACACACTAGTAAATGCATTCGAGAACCTATAATCATCACAGAACTTTCCCAGAACAGGCACTGGAATCCTCTTATAAATTGAAAGCGACAACATTTCGTGAAAAACTCCGACATTCCTCTTTTCCATCTCTCTTGATGATTGTTCCAAATGCGAAACATCGTCATAAGGCGAAATGTACGGGATTTCTAACCAATCTCTAACCCATTCCCTCATTTCCTTCTTAATAAAGAAACCAGGCGGAAGCTTCCAGTTGAAAGAAGGCCTGATCTTTATCCCAGTTAACCTGGATTCCTCCTCTGCCCTCAGCTCGATGACAGATTTCGCATAATCCGAATTCCACGACACCAGTTCTAGATAAGATTTTCCCTCACCAGGAGCCCCTGCCAGTCTAAAATATTCCGGATACCTCGGAACCAAGTTAACCAAAAAATCACTGGGGAACCCAAATTCCCTCTTCACCTCGACCAACTTATCGGCACTAACCACCCTGTTCTTGGACATCATCAACAATTTACACAATTTAGACACAATTAACGGCTCGTTTTCGAGGTGAATTCTTTTCTCGTCTTCTAAGAACTGCCTGAGCCTGCGGCTGGGGCGGATAAATGGAACCGGGTCGGATTTGGGTCTGATCCGGTCCGAATAAGTGTCGAATAATCCCGGGTTTCGGGATAGGAAAGTTTGGATTTTGATGGGTAATCGAAGCCTTTCGCGGCGTTTCTCTAAATAACGGAGTGGGATTACTTGACCCGGTTCGTTTAATACCTCTCTGACCACCCTTGCGCTGAGCCTCCATTGCTTGTCGTTCTCAATCGCTTGGTCTAGCTTGGGGTCCTTCCGCCACGCTACTCTGAGGCTTGAAATTGAAGCTCGAAACTGAATGCAAGATTTGAGTATCGAGATTTTCGAGGCTGAGCGAGAAGATACAGAATAGGGCCTGAAAAGCATAACTAACCTACTAGATTTCGTTTACTCCAAGATGAATTGATTTCGAGATGAAAGAGTCCCTACTTCATTGATTGTTTTGGAGGTTGTAAAATGCTGCAACCTAGAGGATTTGGACTTTGGAGCGGGTGATGTTGCTCGAATACTCGGGGGGACGTGGGCGCCTCAAATAGTCCGAAATCTTTAACACGGGTTCAGACTTTGATGAAATGGGTAGGCCGTAAGCCCGTAACGATTTGATTTAGGAGGGAAAGGGCAATATTGTAAATCGCGTTATAAACAATTGCCTGATTCCCAATGAAAGACAAGCCCCTCAGGGTCAAGCACGCTGGTCCACCTCAGCACTACACTAAAAATTTCGTACTTTCTCTCCGTCTCTTTCCTCTTTACTTCAGTACCTGGCTCCACAGTCCACACCAGGGGATGAACTAGTACCCCCATCACCGCCAGCACCGCTACCGTCAACGGAACCGTCTCCGCTCCCGACCGCTTCTGGATACTGCTGCTGCTGCAAAAGACGAGGACCTGTGCTGTCCTAATAGTGGAGTACTAACTGTATTTGTTGGCAGAGGAGAGGGAATGCAGGTGTCTTTAGTGAATGCCTTAGCCCTAGTGGGGTTGACGGCCACCACCAGGGCATTCGTGGTGGACTCTCAGGACATTGAATTCGGGAACCCATGGTGGTTTGTCTATGCCGGAATATCTTGCATCCTCGTGCTTTTTGCCGGTATAATGTCCGGCCTCACCTTGGGATTGATGTCCCTCGGTCTTGTCGAACTTGAAATTCTTCAGCGAAGCGGCAGCACCACTGAAAAGAAGCAAGCAGGTCCACCTAAtttaattacctttttttttgtttttctgatTGGGGACGTTTTCCTTAAGGGAGGGGGAGCGTTCTGTACTTAGAGAGGGCTACTAAATTTTGATGAGGATAACTTTTTTCTTCAGCTGAATGGGAGCTAAAAAAGACTTCGttacttctttctttctttttttttttcctgcgtCAGCTATTATTCTGCCAGTTGTGCAAAAGCAGCACCAGCTTCTTGTGACCTTGCTTCTGTGTAATGCTGCTGCCATGGAGGTGAGTCTAAGTTTGACTACACTCTTGTAAGCTCTTTGTGAAATTTTGGTCTTTCGAATTCTGGTCTCGATCGcaactgaaaatttttttaggaGTTTTGCTATTATTTCCTCTGTATGATCATGGAACGAATGTGTTCAGACCTCTTCTTTTTCAGACGATGTTACATATTAATACGTAAGATTGTGGTTCTCTTTACTTTTATTAGGGTCTGGGGACGCAGTTTGGGAATTTTAACATAGGAAAGTAATAGCACTTGAGCATTGCccttttattgatgatattccTTCTTTGGATTTTTCCCCCCATTTTTGACTCAAGAGTTGTTGATTTATCATGTTGGAAAAtgtcatcttcttcttcctcggAGAACTCCGTGATATGAGTTTTGATCCTTTTCATATATCCCGACATTTTGATTGTGCAAAGTAAGTAATTTATGTATCATCTTCACTCACTTGGTCATGTTCCTTGCAGGCTCTTCCAATTTACCTGGATAAGATTTTTCATCCTGCTGTTGCTGTTGTGCTATCTGTGACGTTCGTTCTACTCTTTGGGGAGGTTTGTTCTGTTCTTACGACATTCTACTTATTTTCTGCACCACGTGAACATAAAGAACTTAATAACTGATATTTATTTGATGCTTCATCTCATTGGTGTTAGATTATTCCACAATCAATATGCTCAAGGTACGGACTTGCTGTGGGTGCAAACTTTGCATGGCTAGTCCGCGTTCTGATGATTATTTGCTATCCTATTGCTTACCCTATAGGAAAGGTAAATTCTCTGCAGATTTCTCGTTGCCTTGCTTTGTAAATGGTCTGTGGGAATTGATACATGAAAGAGAAACTGCTGTTTGAATGTTCAATGTATTCTCTTTCCAGGTTCTGGATGCTGTACTGGGGCATAATGATGCTCTGTTCAGACGAGCTCAGCTGAAAGCACTTGTTTCAATCCATGGCCAGGAGGTAATAACTCTTAGCTGCATCTATTCCATTTTGTTAATGTAATATTCAGGCCTGAATTTACTAGGACTTGGATATCGGAGTGCTTTGGACTCAGCTTCGGTAGTGCAAAATGAAGAGTGATACAAATATGCTAGGGCAAAGTGAAGACTCATAGTAATATAGTTCAGGCTGGCTTTTTAATTGGTGAGAGGaaagaaaatgacaaaattgtCCGCGTAAAGTTTTGTATTATCTTATGAAAGATTGATATGCTCGCAGTAAATTCAGTGTGAGAGTGCATGATTGCAAAACAATTCAATCTCATGGGAATAATGAACAATCTTTTTTTACTTGTCTAAGTTCgtaaattcttttct
This window contains:
- the LOC140003693 gene encoding uncharacterized protein, which translates into the protein MDEPKILKLAVFLVFLVVQPRTNGQWIPRPIPPPIAPRPLCASQFALASHACAFLPYVPSPSPSPPPPSLIERHDSLKHQLSHDHEHEHLHGHQHSHKHEHDHEHEHEHEHEHEHKDGHRHEHRHRRHRHTMTPVEASCCHWLGTIDSECVCDLLVYLPPFLSRPVHQYTVLVKDSCNVTFQCASRLTT
- the LOC113716853 gene encoding protein WHAT'S THIS FACTOR 1 homolog, chloroplastic translates to MLFRPYSVSSRSASKISILKSCIQFRASISSLRVAWRKDPKLDQAIENDKQWRLSARVVREVLNEPGQVIPLRYLEKRRERLRLPIKIQTFLSRNPGLFDTYSDRIRPKSDPVPFIRPSRRLRQFLEDEKRIHLENEPLIVSKLCKLLMMSKNRVVSADKLVEVKREFGFPSDFLVNLVPRYPEYFRLAGAPGEGKSYLELVSWNSDYAKSVIELRAEEESRLTGIKIRPSFNWKLPPGFFIKKEMREWVRDWLEIPYISPYDDVSHLEQSSREMEKRNVGVFHEMLSLSIYKRIPVPVLGKFCDDYRFSNAFTSVFTRHSGIFYMSLKGGIQTAILREAYKGEQLIDRDPLIEIKDKFIELLAEGHKQRTEQLKLQRKMIEKDMELMTRKTETN